A section of the Ensifer adhaerens genome encodes:
- a CDS encoding ArsR/SmtB family transcription factor: MDERQALASFAALSQETRLAIVRTLVVAGPDGLAAGAIAERMGVSPSNVSFHLKELDRSGLISQRRASRSIVYSASHDTLADLLTFLMEDCCAGHPGIRGSVERSTGCCPSEA, encoded by the coding sequence ATGGATGAGCGTCAAGCCCTCGCGTCCTTCGCCGCACTCTCCCAGGAAACCAGGCTGGCCATCGTCAGAACGCTGGTGGTCGCGGGCCCGGATGGGCTCGCCGCCGGCGCGATCGCCGAGCGCATGGGCGTCTCCCCATCGAACGTGTCATTTCACCTCAAGGAGTTGGACCGCTCCGGCTTGATCTCACAGCGTCGGGCGTCGCGTTCGATTGTTTACAGCGCAAGCCACGACACACTTGCCGACCTCCTGACCTTCCTGATGGAGGATTGCTGCGCAGGACATCCGGGCATCCGTGGATCGGTAGAACGGTCGACGGGATGCTGCCCGTCCGAAGCGTAG
- the arsK gene encoding arsenite efflux MFS transporter ArsK, whose translation MHTIKVPAGIVCALGVTQIVGYGTLYYSFSILAPGMANDLGISLEQVFAVFSLSLFIGGLSAPFIGRYMDRIGAAAVMTIGSMLSAGTLALCAWSPSVAIFALAIVLLEISSGMVQYQAAFATLVESEPRSASRSITYLTLIGGFASTIFWPIAAVLTGYLSWREIYLAFAALNLIVCMPLHCWIMLCARASSKQEGARPREVVIGALEPEARRRGMLLVSLAFSLSGFTLAAILAHMVPMLGRIGLGSAAVVIGSLFGPAQVMSRLINMVFGKSLSPPALAIVSAALMVVGAVILGLSRDWLPGAVAFAICLGLGSGINSIAQGSLPLYLFGSAGYGAITGKMAAARLATGAAAPFAFAAAMTQFGTAISLFVIAALGTLGILAFVAVASSVRRDSVA comes from the coding sequence TTGCACACGATCAAGGTTCCAGCAGGTATCGTCTGCGCACTCGGTGTCACGCAGATCGTCGGCTACGGCACTCTCTACTACTCCTTCAGCATCCTGGCACCTGGGATGGCCAACGACCTGGGCATCAGCCTGGAACAGGTCTTTGCCGTCTTTTCGCTCTCCTTGTTCATCGGCGGCCTGTCGGCTCCGTTCATCGGAAGGTACATGGACAGGATCGGCGCTGCGGCCGTCATGACGATAGGCTCCATGCTTTCCGCCGGCACTTTGGCGCTGTGTGCCTGGTCACCGTCGGTCGCAATCTTCGCGCTCGCGATAGTCCTCCTCGAAATTTCTTCGGGCATGGTCCAGTACCAGGCCGCCTTTGCGACGTTGGTTGAGAGCGAACCCCGTTCGGCCTCGCGCAGCATCACGTATCTGACCTTGATCGGCGGCTTTGCATCCACGATCTTCTGGCCGATCGCCGCGGTCCTGACCGGATACCTGTCATGGCGGGAAATCTACCTGGCATTTGCAGCGCTGAACCTTATCGTCTGCATGCCGCTTCACTGCTGGATCATGCTCTGTGCAAGAGCGAGTTCCAAGCAGGAGGGAGCAAGACCCCGCGAGGTCGTCATCGGCGCGCTCGAACCTGAGGCGCGTCGCCGCGGTATGCTCCTGGTGTCCTTAGCCTTCTCGCTTTCGGGTTTCACACTCGCCGCGATCCTTGCGCACATGGTGCCGATGCTCGGCAGGATCGGACTTGGTAGCGCGGCAGTGGTGATCGGTTCGCTGTTCGGTCCGGCACAGGTCATGAGCCGTCTGATCAACATGGTCTTCGGAAAGAGCTTGTCGCCGCCTGCGTTGGCGATTGTCTCCGCGGCGCTGATGGTCGTCGGTGCGGTGATACTCGGGTTGTCGCGTGATTGGCTGCCTGGTGCCGTGGCTTTCGCCATCTGTCTCGGCCTTGGGTCGGGGATCAACAGCATCGCTCAAGGGAGCCTGCCGCTCTATCTTTTCGGGTCAGCGGGCTATGGCGCTATCACGGGCAAGATGGCTGCCGCAAGGTTGGCGACTGGCGCGGCCGCCCCGTTTGCTTTCGCGGCCGCGATGACCCAGTTCGGGACCGCCATATCCCTTTTCGTCATCGCCGCGCTGGGTACGCTCGGAATCCTGGCGTTCGTCGCTGTCGCCTCATCGGTGCGTCGCGACAGCGTTGCCTGA